The proteins below are encoded in one region of Pangasianodon hypophthalmus isolate fPanHyp1 chromosome 6, fPanHyp1.pri, whole genome shotgun sequence:
- the gnb5b gene encoding guanine nucleotide-binding protein subunit beta-5b produces the protein MCDQTFLAITFGACDNCSQNKPLMNVYLQNEPVNYCSLCVEKMACQGLGKGESVASLKVEAESLKVKLEQERAKLHDAELNQVAEKVEALGAFTLKSRRTLKGHSSKVLCMDWCSDKRRIVSSSQDGKVIIWDAFTTNKEHGVTMPCTWVLACAYAPSGCVIACGGLDNKCSVYPLSLDKSENLAAKRKPVAVHTNYLSSCSFTNSDMQILTSSGDGTCALWDVESGQLLQSFHGHSADVLSLDLAPSETGNTFVSGGCDKKANVWDMRSGQNIQSFDTHESDINAVKYYPSGDAFATASDDATCRLYDLRADREVAVYSKESVIFGASSVDFSLSGRLLFAGYNDYTVNIWDVLKGTRVAILYGHENRVSKVRVSPDGTTFCSASWDATLRIWA, from the exons ATGTGTGACCAGACGTTTTTAGCGATCACGTTCGGCGCCTGCGACAACTGCAGCCAGAACAAACCTCTGATGAACGTCTACCTGCAGAACGAGCCGGTGAACTACTGCTCGCTGTGCGTGGAGAAG ATGGCGTGTCAGGGTCTGGGGAAGGGGGAGAGCGTGGCCTCGCTGAAGGTCGAGGCGGAGAGTTTAAAGGTCAAACTGGAGCAGGAGCGAGCCAAACTGCACGATGCAGAGC TGAATCAGGTGGCGGAGAAGGTGGAAGCTCTGGGTGCGTTCACACTGAAGAGCCGCCGCACGCTGAAGGGTCACAGTAGTAAAGTGCTGTGTATGGACTGGTGCAGTGATAAGAGACGCATCGTCAGCTCCtcacag GACGGGAAGGTCATCATCTGGGACGCCTTCACAACTAACAAG GAGCATGGCGTCACCATGCCGTGTACCTGGGTGTTAGCGTGTGCGTACGCTCCCTCCGGCTGTGTGATAGCGTGTGG tgggtTGGATAATAAATGCTCTGTCTATCCTCTGTCTCTGGATAAGAGTGAGAATTTGGCAGCGAAGAGGAAACCGGTGGCTGTTCACACCAACTATCTCTCATCCTGCAGCTTCACCAACTCTgacatgcag atccTGACCTCTAGTGGTGATGGTACGTGTGCATTATGGGATGTAGAGAGCGGGCAGCTGCTGCAGAGTTTCCACGGTCACTCGGCTGATGTGCTTTCACTGGACCTGGCTCCATCTGAGACAGGAAACACCTTCGTCTCTGGA ggatGTGATAAGAAGGCTAATGTGTGGGACATGCGCTCCGGTCAGAACATCCAGTCCTTCGACACTCACGAGTCGGACATCAATGCTGTCAa gtactACCCAAGTGGTGATGCTTTTGCCACTGCATCTGACGATGCTACA TGCCGTCTGTATGACCTGAGGGCCGACCGTGAAGTGGCCGTCTACTCTAAAGAGAGCGTCATCTTCGGTGCCTCCAGCGTGGACTTCTCCCTTAGTG ggcgTCTGCTGTTTGCTGGCTATAACGACTACACTGTAAACATATGGGACGTGTTAAAGGGCACTCGGGTTGCGATCCTGTACGGCCACGAGAACCGGGTCAGTAAAGTCCGAGTGTCACCTGACGGTACCACGTTCTGCTCGGCATCATGGGACGCCACGCTACGG